In a single window of the Desulfovibrio mangrovi genome:
- a CDS encoding RtcB family protein, with amino-acid sequence MAKKKKRSQHHFAPPLFKDVSLIRQSEAEWHVLQQAPMRVPCHVFATDAIRSTLDLTTLRQACNVATLPGIVTASMVMPDAHSGYGFPIGGVAAFDPDAGGVVSAGGVGFDIACGVRTLVTGLTPDDVASKRTELAEALFHAIPCGVGTGGDIILNATSLDAMLEGGAKWAVAQGYGTQADLDHTEEGGHMRGARPEFVSAEARKRFTDQLGTLGSGNHYMEIQRVTDIYDPAAAQAYGIAVDDILLSIHCGSRGLGHQIGTDFLPRMADKTEYFGIDLPEKELACAPILSDLGQEYLGAMRAGINCALANRQVLTHLARDVFNTMFPHARLRLVYDVSHNTCKEEEHVVNGKKRRLFVHRKGATRAFGPGHQELPGFYRSVGQPVIVGGSMGTPSYILAGCESSTKSFCSANHGAGRSMSRTAARKIIHGKDMLSVLERMGISIRTSDMRGIAEEAPDAYKDVNAVVEATELAGLARRVVRAVPLICIKG; translated from the coding sequence ATGGCCAAAAAGAAAAAACGCAGCCAGCATCATTTCGCCCCGCCACTCTTCAAGGATGTGAGTCTGATACGCCAGTCAGAGGCCGAGTGGCACGTCTTGCAGCAGGCCCCTATGCGCGTGCCCTGCCACGTTTTCGCCACGGATGCCATCCGTTCAACGCTGGACCTCACCACGCTCCGTCAGGCATGCAACGTGGCGACCCTGCCCGGCATTGTCACGGCCAGCATGGTGATGCCGGACGCCCACAGCGGATATGGTTTCCCCATAGGGGGCGTAGCGGCCTTTGATCCCGACGCAGGTGGCGTGGTCTCCGCCGGAGGCGTCGGTTTCGACATCGCCTGCGGCGTGCGCACGCTGGTTACCGGTCTTACCCCGGACGATGTGGCTTCCAAACGTACTGAACTGGCCGAAGCCCTGTTCCACGCCATTCCCTGCGGTGTCGGCACCGGAGGAGACATAATCCTGAATGCCACCTCGCTTGACGCCATGCTGGAAGGAGGGGCCAAATGGGCTGTGGCGCAGGGGTACGGCACACAGGCCGACCTTGATCATACCGAAGAAGGGGGGCACATGCGTGGAGCCCGCCCCGAATTCGTCTCGGCAGAAGCGCGCAAACGCTTCACTGACCAACTCGGCACGCTTGGATCCGGCAACCATTACATGGAGATACAGCGGGTAACCGACATCTACGACCCCGCTGCCGCGCAAGCATATGGCATTGCCGTTGACGACATACTGCTTTCCATCCATTGCGGTTCACGCGGGCTGGGCCACCAGATAGGAACTGATTTCCTCCCCCGCATGGCGGATAAGACGGAGTATTTCGGCATCGACCTTCCGGAAAAGGAACTTGCCTGCGCTCCCATCCTCTCCGACCTCGGACAGGAATATCTGGGGGCCATGCGTGCGGGCATCAATTGCGCCCTTGCCAACAGGCAGGTGCTGACCCATCTGGCACGTGACGTTTTCAACACCATGTTCCCGCATGCCCGCCTGCGACTCGTATACGACGTGTCGCACAATACTTGCAAAGAAGAAGAGCATGTGGTGAACGGCAAAAAACGCCGGCTTTTCGTCCACCGGAAAGGGGCAACCCGCGCCTTCGGTCCGGGACACCAGGAACTGCCAGGCTTCTATCGTTCAGTGGGACAGCCGGTCATAGTCGGCGGCAGTATGGGAACCCCGTCATACATCCTCGCCGGTTGCGAAAGCTCTACCAAGAGCTTCTGCTCGGCAAACCATGGCGCAGGCAGGTCCATGAGCCGCACTGCGGCCCGTAAGATCATCCACGGCAAGGACATGCTTTCCGTGCTGGAACGCATGGGCATAAGCATTCGCACTTCGGACATGCGGGGCATTGCCGAAGAAGCTCCGGATGCGTACAAGGACGTAAACGCCGTGGTAGAGGCCACGGAACTGGCAGGACTCGCCCGCCGCGTTGTGCGGGCCGTTCCTCTCATCTGCATCAAAGGCTAG
- a CDS encoding molybdopterin-dependent oxidoreductase — MKLISACTLDCPDACSVIIEKKDDGSVSITGNPEHPFTKGFICSKGRKAYERLSSPERITTPLMKVNGEFVPTDWETALDRIADKLKALKEEPASILHVRSHGYRGALAEASHFLFRSLGASATRGALCDDAGIEASIMDFGALHHNDPHDLLNAGFIVNWGKDLSRSSLHMGQIIKEARKLGRKVISISPGGDGNADYSDTVIRIRPGTDRFLAAAIIRKLLVRGYASSSALLKSANWDGFKELIAAQDEEDLLTACDCSADDMHMLANIYANIDMKPVASIIGWGIQRHVYGGENVRFINALAFLSGQVGRRGGGVYFNISSGRNLNTAWAKNAGTPARRLLLPAIGREILAATPTIKFLWADGSNFVNQTPDAASNVAAMDSIDFKVVVDAFMTDTAMRADIILPCALNHEREEILGSCLHNCVQYSAAVFPPAGQARHDFDIMTDLAARLGITPPAREYALRQALDVPHLSTTLEELRARGFAVAEHPCIAWEDYDFAHPDGKYRLPDALHTEPAPPQGYPLNLMSLVHRDYLHSQMPEKEQSSKPTVWVNPGIAMLGALDQARPIYLATPKGRIKVQVEVLKGLHPECVIIRRGGWMKFGNCANPLIEPRITDIGETAAYYSQHARLEN, encoded by the coding sequence ATGAAACTGATTTCCGCCTGCACTCTCGATTGTCCCGACGCCTGTTCTGTCATCATAGAAAAGAAGGACGACGGCAGCGTTTCCATAACCGGCAACCCTGAGCACCCTTTCACCAAGGGATTCATCTGCTCCAAGGGCCGAAAGGCATACGAACGCCTGAGCAGCCCCGAACGCATTACCACTCCGCTCATGAAGGTGAACGGCGAGTTCGTGCCGACTGACTGGGAAACCGCCCTTGACCGCATTGCCGACAAGCTGAAAGCCCTGAAGGAAGAACCGGCCTCCATACTGCACGTCCGCTCCCACGGCTATCGTGGGGCCCTTGCGGAAGCGAGCCACTTCCTCTTCCGCAGTCTCGGTGCCAGTGCAACCCGCGGCGCGCTCTGCGATGACGCCGGCATTGAAGCAAGCATCATGGACTTCGGCGCACTGCACCACAATGACCCGCACGACCTGCTGAACGCAGGCTTCATCGTGAACTGGGGCAAGGATCTTTCCCGATCCTCGCTGCACATGGGGCAGATCATCAAAGAGGCACGCAAACTCGGCAGAAAGGTCATTTCCATATCCCCCGGCGGCGATGGCAATGCCGACTATTCCGATACGGTCATTCGCATCCGCCCCGGCACGGACCGCTTTCTGGCCGCCGCCATCATCCGTAAACTGCTGGTGCGCGGCTATGCGTCATCCTCTGCCCTGCTCAAATCCGCCAACTGGGATGGGTTCAAGGAACTCATTGCTGCACAGGATGAAGAAGACCTGCTCACGGCCTGCGACTGCTCGGCGGACGACATGCACATGCTGGCCAACATATACGCCAACATCGACATGAAGCCTGTGGCAAGCATCATCGGCTGGGGCATCCAGCGCCATGTGTACGGCGGTGAAAACGTCCGCTTCATCAACGCGCTCGCTTTCCTGTCCGGTCAGGTTGGCCGCAGGGGCGGCGGCGTATACTTCAACATTTCCTCCGGACGCAACCTGAACACAGCCTGGGCAAAGAATGCGGGCACTCCCGCGCGCCGTCTGCTGCTTCCGGCCATCGGCAGAGAGATTCTTGCAGCAACCCCGACCATCAAGTTCCTCTGGGCAGACGGCAGCAACTTCGTCAACCAGACGCCCGATGCCGCCTCCAATGTCGCGGCCATGGATTCCATTGATTTCAAGGTAGTTGTAGACGCCTTCATGACCGACACGGCCATGCGGGCAGACATCATTCTGCCCTGCGCCCTCAACCACGAGCGCGAAGAGATTCTGGGTTCCTGCCTGCACAACTGTGTTCAATATTCCGCAGCGGTATTCCCTCCCGCAGGTCAGGCCCGACATGACTTCGACATCATGACCGACCTTGCCGCCCGCCTCGGCATCACACCGCCTGCACGGGAATATGCGTTGCGGCAGGCGCTGGATGTTCCCCATCTTTCCACCACGCTGGAAGAATTGCGTGCACGCGGTTTCGCCGTTGCCGAGCATCCCTGCATAGCATGGGAGGATTACGATTTTGCCCATCCCGACGGCAAATACCGTCTGCCGGACGCGCTGCACACGGAACCCGCTCCGCCGCAAGGCTACCCCCTGAACCTCATGTCGCTGGTCCACCGCGACTACCTGCATTCGCAAATGCCGGAAAAGGAACAAAGCTCCAAGCCCACCGTTTGGGTCAATCCCGGCATTGCCATGCTGGGTGCGCTGGATCAGGCAAGGCCCATTTATCTTGCCACTCCGAAAGGGCGCATCAAGGTGCAGGTGGAGGTGCTGAAGGGGCTGCATCCGGAGTGCGTCATCATCCGCCGCGGCGGCTGGATGAAGTTCGGCAACTGCGCCAACCCCCTCATCGAACCACGCATCACCGACATTGGCGAAACCGCAGCGTATTACAGCCAGCACGCCCGACTGGAAAACTAG
- a CDS encoding FAD-dependent oxidoreductase — protein MSDTPSNVRSGLVSGAMNFGFMKAESAPPNGRDVAVIGAGPSGLATAGYLACLGYQVHVYDKLPKPGGLMVFGIPSHRIPADRIQRGVRDLERRLGVVFRTNTKICCSAPLHEEEGDHFACDILSLNDLVDNYDAVMICSGSWKSRKLGIHGENCKGVYSGLEFLFPIRAIKYASTNVSVPDVKGKAVAVIGAGHSAVDVVDSAISLGAAKVYLVYRKTAKEAPCGSFEIDRMREMGCEWMERRTPVAIHGEGVVQAIEVANGMTGENEVLPVDVVVGAIGEIPTPPFQKELGLENVRRGDVRWLNMTAIDNVFVAGDVLSGPSKIGKAVYSGLRAARSLSNWLDLKAQHREDEYNFEADKMTR, from the coding sequence ATGTCAGATACCCCGTCGAACGTACGTTCCGGACTTGTCTCCGGAGCCATGAATTTCGGGTTTATGAAGGCGGAGAGCGCTCCGCCGAACGGACGGGATGTTGCTGTGATCGGTGCCGGTCCTTCCGGCCTGGCCACGGCTGGCTACCTTGCCTGTCTCGGCTATCAGGTACACGTGTATGACAAGCTGCCCAAGCCGGGCGGCCTGATGGTATTCGGCATTCCCAGCCACAGGATTCCCGCGGACCGCATTCAGCGCGGTGTGCGCGATCTGGAGCGTCGTCTTGGCGTGGTGTTCCGCACCAACACCAAGATATGTTGCAGCGCCCCGCTTCATGAAGAGGAGGGGGATCACTTTGCCTGCGATATCCTCAGCCTGAACGATCTGGTGGATAACTATGATGCCGTGATGATCTGTTCCGGTTCGTGGAAGTCCCGCAAGCTGGGCATTCATGGTGAGAACTGCAAAGGGGTCTATTCGGGGCTGGAGTTCCTCTTTCCCATCCGCGCCATCAAATACGCCTCCACCAATGTTTCCGTACCGGACGTGAAGGGCAAGGCCGTGGCCGTTATCGGGGCAGGGCATTCGGCCGTGGATGTGGTGGACTCCGCCATTTCCCTTGGTGCGGCCAAGGTGTATCTCGTCTACCGCAAGACCGCCAAGGAAGCGCCCTGCGGCAGCTTTGAAATCGATCGCATGCGTGAGATGGGCTGCGAGTGGATGGAGCGCCGTACCCCTGTGGCCATCCATGGGGAAGGTGTTGTGCAGGCCATTGAGGTTGCCAACGGTATGACGGGCGAAAACGAAGTGCTGCCCGTGGATGTCGTGGTGGGGGCCATCGGCGAGATTCCCACGCCGCCGTTCCAGAAGGAACTGGGGCTTGAGAACGTGCGGCGCGGCGATGTGCGCTGGCTGAACATGACGGCCATAGATAACGTTTTCGTGGCGGGCGATGTTCTCTCCGGCCCCAGCAAGATCGGCAAGGCGGTGTACAGTGGGTTGCGTGCGGCCCGTTCGCTTTCCAACTGGCTGGACCTGAAGGCGCAGCACCGCGAAGACGAGTACAACTTCGAAGCAGACAAGATGACCCGCTAG
- a CDS encoding DEAD/DEAH box helicase, producing the protein MDEASARRLLNTLVEDTIPEYIIDGSRYILESGGVQKISLKKSEGYWDIEGTVQGEDFQIYSPKLSVDFEEDSVNYMCNCPEAFSGACRHVGAAAIKFLATLDTKPGEDAEPQKPKTDWRQNFRAFFATDIEPEAGRHYLIYRFHPEPGRLQVSFFRARQNKSGLSTVHNEVTLEQIIENPDWCELSPKLPIVAQQIGRYNDYFGHRVEIPDGLLTWFLWTVRREYYLFWKDTDSPCRVEIGTMDLKLKPQLTEEGLTFDVMIRSEGKPPQSIVDNEVTFHGQIPLWVCWNKGFYPVYTSLSSTLVQDLALQPPVVEKEDIPEFLDRVWTQLPATDLYGQEEFLKHMEPIFIPATYNPKLFLDEEGSLLTLEIQNLYETVHGEFLLPGPNPSFMTGSYSFEGSTYLIRRMQEEEANLTDLLLSMNFQPRSNRIWFLEPEEAITFLLDAYPKLVEQYRVYGEKALSKYKVRLATPAITATVESNEEEKWFSLEIEVEYDGQRVPIDTIWKAWVQGKRYVQLKDGSYTSLPESWLEKIAHKLRAMGLDAEKPPKDRFEQFEAPALDNLLEDLPDVHTDPFWNSLREKIHSFKEIRQIGTPDGLNATLRGYQAQGLSYLNFLREYGFGGILADEMGLGKTIQTLSFIQYMVEKGADGPNLIVVPTSVLPNWDREAEKFVPSLRRLIIYGTRRENMFKQIEESNLVITTYALLRRDLEELQNYEFNSIILDEAQNIKNPNTITARSVRKIQAKQRLCLSGTPIENNLFELWSLFEFLMPGFLGSQHSFQRGIIKPIKDGDADTLDYLRNRVKPFILRRTKSEVAKDLPPKIENIQYCALADEQADLYAALATKLRQQVLNDVDEKGMAKSQMSILDALLKLRQICCHPRLLKLDMPGFSTNLPSGKFDAFKDMITEVVEEGHKVLVFSQFVSMLHIIRSWLQIADMPFAYLDGTSKDRFEQVDRFNNSKDIPIFLISLKAGGTGLNLTSADYVIHYDPWWNPAVEDQATDRAHRIGQTSQVFSYKMICSNTVEEKILKLQEMKKGVADAIIPGQDSWKSLTRSDLEMLFEV; encoded by the coding sequence ATGGACGAAGCATCAGCGAGACGGCTGCTTAACACACTCGTGGAAGACACAATCCCCGAATACATCATCGATGGTTCGCGGTACATTCTCGAATCAGGAGGCGTTCAGAAAATCAGCCTCAAGAAAAGCGAGGGGTACTGGGATATCGAAGGTACCGTTCAGGGAGAGGACTTCCAAATCTATTCGCCTAAACTCAGTGTCGACTTCGAAGAAGACTCCGTCAATTACATGTGTAATTGTCCGGAAGCTTTTTCCGGAGCCTGCCGTCACGTTGGGGCTGCAGCCATCAAATTTCTTGCGACCCTGGATACCAAACCCGGTGAAGATGCCGAGCCGCAGAAGCCCAAAACGGACTGGCGCCAGAATTTCCGTGCCTTCTTTGCCACGGACATAGAACCTGAGGCCGGTCGTCATTATCTTATCTACCGCTTCCATCCCGAACCGGGACGTTTGCAGGTTTCCTTCTTCCGTGCTCGCCAGAACAAGTCCGGTCTTTCCACCGTACACAACGAAGTGACGCTTGAACAGATCATCGAGAATCCGGACTGGTGCGAACTTTCCCCCAAGCTTCCCATTGTTGCACAGCAGATCGGCCGTTACAACGACTACTTCGGTCATCGTGTGGAAATTCCGGATGGCCTGCTCACGTGGTTCCTCTGGACCGTGCGCCGCGAATACTACCTTTTCTGGAAGGACACCGACTCGCCCTGCCGGGTGGAAATCGGCACCATGGACCTGAAGCTCAAGCCGCAGCTCACGGAAGAAGGCCTGACCTTCGACGTGATGATCCGCAGCGAAGGCAAGCCGCCGCAGTCCATTGTGGACAACGAAGTGACCTTCCACGGCCAGATTCCTCTATGGGTGTGCTGGAACAAGGGCTTCTACCCTGTTTATACCAGCCTGAGCTCAACACTGGTGCAGGACCTTGCCCTGCAGCCCCCTGTTGTGGAGAAGGAAGACATTCCTGAATTCCTTGACCGGGTCTGGACGCAGTTGCCAGCCACCGACCTGTACGGACAGGAAGAGTTCCTCAAACACATGGAACCCATTTTCATTCCTGCCACGTACAACCCCAAGCTCTTCCTTGATGAAGAAGGCTCGTTGCTCACGCTGGAAATCCAGAACCTGTATGAGACCGTGCACGGCGAATTCCTGCTGCCCGGCCCCAACCCCAGCTTCATGACCGGCAGCTATTCATTTGAAGGCAGCACCTACCTCATCCGACGCATGCAGGAAGAGGAAGCAAACCTGACCGACCTACTGCTTTCCATGAATTTCCAGCCCAGAAGCAACCGGATATGGTTCCTTGAACCGGAAGAAGCCATCACCTTCCTGCTGGATGCCTATCCCAAGCTTGTGGAGCAGTATCGCGTTTACGGCGAAAAAGCCCTGTCCAAATACAAGGTGCGTCTTGCCACGCCCGCTATCACCGCCACGGTGGAATCCAACGAGGAAGAAAAGTGGTTCTCGCTGGAAATCGAGGTGGAATACGACGGACAACGCGTTCCCATCGACACCATCTGGAAGGCATGGGTGCAGGGCAAGCGCTACGTACAGCTCAAGGACGGCTCCTACACCAGCCTGCCCGAGTCATGGCTGGAAAAGATCGCCCACAAGCTGCGCGCCATGGGACTTGATGCCGAAAAGCCGCCGAAGGACCGTTTCGAGCAATTCGAAGCTCCCGCACTGGACAACCTGCTGGAAGATCTGCCCGACGTGCATACGGACCCCTTCTGGAACAGCCTGCGCGAGAAAATTCATTCCTTCAAGGAAATCAGACAGATCGGCACACCAGATGGTCTGAACGCCACCTTGCGTGGCTATCAGGCGCAGGGGCTCAGCTATCTCAACTTCCTGCGCGAATATGGCTTCGGCGGTATTCTTGCGGACGAAATGGGTCTTGGTAAGACCATTCAGACCCTCTCGTTCATCCAGTACATGGTGGAAAAAGGTGCCGACGGCCCCAACCTTATCGTCGTGCCCACCTCCGTTCTGCCCAACTGGGACCGCGAAGCGGAAAAGTTCGTTCCCAGCCTGCGTCGCCTGATCATCTACGGCACCCGCCGCGAGAACATGTTCAAGCAGATCGAGGAATCGAACCTCGTCATCACGACGTACGCCCTGCTCCGCCGCGACCTTGAAGAACTGCAGAATTACGAGTTCAACTCCATCATTCTGGACGAAGCACAGAACATCAAGAACCCGAACACGATCACGGCGCGTTCCGTGCGCAAGATTCAGGCAAAGCAACGCCTGTGTCTCTCCGGTACGCCCATTGAGAACAACCTCTTTGAACTCTGGTCGCTCTTCGAGTTCCTCATGCCCGGTTTCCTCGGTTCGCAGCATTCCTTCCAGCGCGGCATCATCAAGCCCATCAAGGATGGCGATGCAGACACGCTCGATTACCTGCGCAACCGCGTCAAGCCGTTCATTCTGCGCCGTACCAAGTCTGAAGTGGCCAAGGACCTGCCGCCCAAGATCGAAAACATCCAGTACTGCGCCCTTGCGGACGAACAGGCCGACCTGTACGCCGCTCTGGCCACCAAGCTGCGCCAGCAGGTTCTGAACGACGTGGACGAGAAGGGTATGGCCAAGAGCCAGATGTCCATTCTGGACGCCCTGCTCAAGCTGCGCCAGATCTGCTGCCACCCGCGCCTGCTCAAACTGGATATGCCCGGCTTCTCCACGAACCTGCCTTCCGGCAAGTTCGACGCCTTCAAGGACATGATCACGGAAGTGGTGGAAGAAGGCCACAAAGTGCTGGTGTTCTCGCAGTTCGTATCCATGCTGCACATCATCCGCTCGTGGCTGCAGATTGCGGACATGCCCTTCGCCTATCTTGATGGTACCTCAAAGGACCGTTTCGAACAGGTGGACCGCTTCAACAACAGTAAGGACATTCCCATCTTCCTGATCTCTCTCAAGGCAGGCGGCACCGGTCTGAACCTGACCAGCGCCGACTACGTCATCCACTACGATCCGTGGTGGAACCCGGCCGTGGAAGATCAGGCAACCGACCGCGCGCACCGCATCGGCCAGACATCTCAGGTGTTCTCATACAAGATGATCTGCTCCAATACGGTGGAAGAAAAGATCCTCAAGCTGCAGGAAATGAAAAAGGGCGTTGCAGACGCCATCATTCCCGGGCAGGATTCCTGGAAGTCTCTCACCCGCTCCGACCTCGAAATGCTCTTTGAAGTCTAG
- a CDS encoding 4Fe-4S dicluster domain-containing protein, with amino-acid sequence MLEGTKTLHIDYSKCIGCETCEAVCKFLYDTPRITMTRTTEGIMIPLYCKHCEKAACMNVCSRGALNRDRDGAVVLQPMLCRGCETRNCVMACPYAAFFATCSGVAVAKCDMCASRRDIGLGPACVDMCPCGAILYIERDAIEAQETAESQKAHQRVMDHIRPPKCGRE; translated from the coding sequence ATGCTTGAGGGTACCAAGACTCTTCACATAGATTATTCCAAATGCATCGGCTGCGAAACCTGCGAAGCCGTGTGCAAATTCCTGTATGACACGCCGCGTATCACCATGACCCGCACTACGGAGGGCATCATGATCCCTCTGTACTGCAAGCATTGCGAGAAGGCGGCCTGCATGAACGTGTGCAGCCGTGGCGCGCTTAACCGCGACCGTGACGGCGCCGTGGTGCTGCAGCCCATGCTGTGCCGGGGGTGCGAGACCCGCAACTGCGTCATGGCCTGTCCGTATGCGGCATTTTTTGCCACCTGCAGCGGGGTGGCCGTTGCCAAGTGCGATATGTGCGCCTCGCGCCGCGATATCGGGCTTGGACCCGCGTGTGTGGATATGTGCCCCTGCGGGGCCATTCTGTACATCGAGCGCGATGCCATTGAGGCGCAGGAGACCGCCGAGTCTCAGAAGGCGCATCAGCGGGTCATGGATCATATTCGCCCGCCCAAATGCGGCAGAGAGTAG
- a CDS encoding ACT domain-containing protein codes for MKVEQISVFLENKAGRLAEVTRTLTDANINIRALSLADTSDFGILRLIVSDHERAKAVLKENGFTVGRTTVVAVEVDDKPGGLNHILSTLSANGVNVEYMYAFVQQGGQNATLIFRFDRTDQALEILQKHNIPIVPGEKLYEN; via the coding sequence ATGAAAGTTGAACAAATCTCCGTATTTCTGGAAAACAAGGCTGGACGTCTGGCAGAAGTGACCCGCACGCTCACCGACGCGAACATCAACATCCGCGCCTTGTCCCTGGCAGACACCTCCGACTTCGGCATCCTGCGCCTCATCGTCAGCGATCATGAACGCGCCAAGGCAGTCCTCAAGGAAAACGGCTTCACCGTTGGTCGCACCACCGTTGTGGCTGTTGAAGTTGACGACAAGCCCGGCGGGCTGAACCACATTCTTTCCACTCTCAGCGCCAACGGCGTCAACGTGGAATACATGTACGCTTTCGTGCAGCAGGGCGGCCAGAACGCCACGCTTATCTTCCGCTTTGACCGCACCGATCAGGCGCTGGAGATTCTGCAGAAACACAACATTCCGATCGTACCGGGCGAAAAACTGTACGAAAACTAA
- a CDS encoding (Fe-S)-binding protein, which translates to MCETATTLSNVSEACSECMACVRQCAFLTKYGTPKALAASYESAPRTLRDLAFECSLCGLCTTICPDKADPTAMFLALRRESTTAGETQFPRYKPILGYEKLGNSPIFSCYSLPKGCDTIFFPGCTLPGKHAHATSELFAHMRDVLPSMGVVLDCCNKPSHDLGRQNHFATMFGELLAFLLKHGIRNILVACPNCHKVFSQYAPSLNIRTVYEFLYDHGLQLPTSSTTAKASRVAQESFAEYTVHDPCPLRSESGIHAAVRALLTGSGIAITEMRHNRRNTLCCGEGGSVGFRAPELALSWGNLRAKEAQNRNVATYCAGCVNYLGRHVKTMHVLDLLFPATGSKARKKTSGFRTYLERLRFKRYIKSLPAAVYRDRPIRIGDRFVQLPQLPRLHGKRALAAATAAGCGLLWFLLTSFA; encoded by the coding sequence GTGTGTGAAACAGCCACCACGCTGAGCAATGTTTCCGAGGCCTGTTCGGAATGCATGGCCTGCGTGCGGCAATGCGCCTTCCTGACCAAATACGGCACCCCCAAGGCGCTCGCGGCATCATATGAGTCGGCCCCGAGAACGCTTCGCGACCTTGCTTTCGAGTGCAGCCTGTGCGGCCTGTGCACCACCATATGCCCGGACAAGGCCGATCCGACGGCCATGTTTCTGGCTCTGCGCCGCGAGTCCACTACCGCCGGAGAAACACAGTTTCCGCGCTACAAGCCCATCCTAGGGTATGAGAAACTCGGCAACTCGCCCATCTTCTCCTGCTACAGTCTGCCGAAGGGATGCGACACCATATTCTTTCCCGGCTGCACACTGCCCGGCAAGCATGCACACGCGACCTCCGAACTGTTTGCCCATATGCGAGACGTGCTGCCAAGCATGGGCGTCGTGCTGGACTGCTGCAACAAGCCGTCGCATGATCTCGGCAGACAGAACCACTTCGCGACCATGTTCGGAGAGCTGCTGGCCTTCCTGCTGAAGCACGGCATCCGCAACATTCTTGTCGCCTGCCCCAACTGCCATAAGGTGTTCAGCCAGTACGCACCGTCCCTGAACATCCGGACCGTTTACGAATTCCTGTATGATCACGGACTGCAGCTCCCCACGTCCTCCACTACGGCAAAGGCTTCACGAGTTGCACAGGAATCCTTTGCGGAATACACCGTACACGATCCCTGTCCTCTGCGGTCGGAGAGCGGCATACATGCAGCCGTGCGTGCCCTGCTCACCGGTTCCGGCATTGCCATCACCGAAATGCGCCATAACAGAAGGAACACCCTGTGTTGCGGTGAAGGGGGCTCCGTCGGCTTCCGTGCGCCGGAGCTCGCGCTGTCATGGGGGAACTTGCGGGCAAAGGAAGCGCAGAACAGGAACGTGGCAACCTATTGCGCAGGATGCGTCAACTACCTCGGCAGGCACGTGAAGACGATGCACGTTCTCGACCTGCTCTTTCCCGCCACAGGCTCCAAGGCGCGGAAGAAGACAAGCGGCTTTCGTACCTACCTGGAACGCCTGCGCTTCAAGCGATACATCAAGTCTTTGCCTGCCGCAGTGTATCGCGACCGCCCCATACGCATTGGTGACCGATTCGTGCAGCTTCCGCAGCTTCCGCGTCTGCACGGCAAACGGGCACTTGCAGCGGCAACCGCAGCGGGCTGCGGGCTGCTCTGGTTTCTGCTCACCAGCTTCGCCTGA